Proteins from a single region of Campylobacter sputorum:
- a CDS encoding HIT family protein, giving the protein MNHLNAPWRSKYFETKSDSCVFCNIVKNPQKDDEFGVLFRAKHCFGVMNLYPYSPGHFMVIPYEHIDNIEYLDDKAWLEMSLYVKLGVKILKEVLNATGVNIGMNLGADAGAGICEHIHYHLVPRWKGDTNFITTISETRVAGVDFEKLYKKLQKAFNNLNLPKALITDKQKQSIYKI; this is encoded by the coding sequence ATGAACCATTTAAATGCACCTTGGAGATCTAAGTATTTTGAGACAAAAAGTGATAGTTGTGTTTTTTGTAATATAGTAAAAAATCCTCAAAAAGATGATGAATTTGGTGTGCTTTTTAGAGCAAAACACTGCTTTGGTGTTATGAATCTTTATCCATATTCTCCAGGGCATTTTATGGTAATTCCATATGAGCATATAGACAATATTGAATATTTAGACGATAAAGCTTGGCTTGAAATGAGTTTATATGTAAAATTAGGAGTTAAAATTTTAAAAGAAGTATTAAATGCAACTGGTGTAAATATAGGTATGAATTTAGGAGCTGACGCTGGTGCTGGAATTTGTGAGCATATACATTATCATTTAGTTCCAAGATGGAAAGGTGATACAAATTTTATCACAACCATAAGCGAAACTAGAGTAGCTGGTGTTGATTTTGAAAAATTGTATAAGAAATTACAAAAAGCATTTAATAACTTAAATTTACCAAAAGCATTAATTACTGATAAACAAAAACAAAGTATTTATAAGATATAG